One window of Phycisphaeraceae bacterium genomic DNA carries:
- the phoU gene encoding phosphate signaling complex protein PhoU — MADPDPFSEVNPEPTPGPRSVADHKYTYERRIIALKRRLVREASIAMSMLDAAVEALLRLDVDAAKAVRKQDDRVDAEEVAIEQECYEILALHHLFARDFRVITFVLKVNADIERVADHASSIAKVAVRISQNVPGTPNWPTALAELAERVPLMCHQLLRAVLDEDVESARSLVRSDEVIDKLDRRLFEEVQDFIRAEGRTDSAMTIGMYIYRIGRELERVADLMTNVAEDIVYLATGNIVRHEKRSSRKGA, encoded by the coding sequence ATGGCCGATCCCGATCCATTTTCAGAGGTCAACCCCGAGCCCACACCGGGCCCGCGCTCGGTCGCCGATCACAAGTACACCTACGAACGCCGCATCATCGCGCTCAAGCGCCGCCTCGTCCGCGAAGCCAGCATCGCGATGTCGATGCTCGACGCCGCCGTCGAGGCGCTGCTCCGCCTCGATGTCGATGCCGCCAAGGCCGTCCGCAAGCAGGACGACCGCGTGGATGCCGAGGAAGTCGCGATCGAGCAGGAGTGCTACGAGATTCTCGCGCTCCATCACCTCTTCGCCCGCGATTTCCGCGTGATCACCTTCGTGCTCAAGGTCAACGCCGATATCGAACGCGTCGCCGACCACGCCAGCTCGATCGCCAAGGTCGCCGTCCGCATCTCGCAGAATGTGCCCGGCACGCCGAACTGGCCGACCGCGCTCGCGGAACTCGCCGAACGCGTGCCGCTGATGTGCCACCAGTTGCTCCGCGCAGTCCTCGATGAAGATGTCGAGAGCGCACGCTCCCTCGTCCGCTCCGACGAGGTGATCGACAAGCTCGATCGGCGCCTCTTCGAAGAAGTGCAGGATTTCATCCGCGCCGAAGGCCGCACCGACAGCGCCATGACCATCGGCATGTACATCTATCGCATCGGCCGCGAGCTCGAACGCGTCGCCGATCTCATGACCAACGTCGCGGAAGACATCGTCTATCTCGCGACGGGCAACATCGTCCGCCACGAAAAACGCTCGAGCCGAAAAGGCGCCTGA
- the kdsA gene encoding 3-deoxy-8-phosphooctulonate synthase: protein MPRLCQVGPVSIGPGQPLAIIAGPCVIESRDMGLEIGRAVRDACRAHGLSYIFKASFDKANRSSVSSPRGPGLEKGLDWIASIAKELGVPSTTDIHTPEQAEPVARAIDLLQIPAFLCRQTDLLFAAGKSASTHSRAVNIKKGQFLSPGEMSGPHRKLAEAGCLNTMSTERGTFFGYGRLVNDFLGLGDLIDLKGKGVDAPPPVCFDCTHSTQLPGAGEQTGGRPDRAPLLARAAVATGVHAIFLECHPIPSKALSDSSTMLPLDGVPALLARLAAIRQASA, encoded by the coding sequence ATGCCCCGCCTCTGCCAAGTCGGCCCCGTCTCCATCGGTCCCGGCCAGCCCCTCGCCATCATCGCCGGCCCCTGCGTCATCGAATCCCGCGACATGGGCCTCGAAATCGGCCGCGCCGTCCGCGACGCCTGCCGCGCCCACGGCCTCTCCTACATCTTCAAAGCCTCGTTCGACAAGGCCAACCGCTCCAGCGTTTCCTCGCCCCGCGGCCCCGGCCTCGAAAAAGGCCTCGATTGGATCGCCTCGATCGCCAAAGAGCTCGGCGTCCCCTCCACGACCGACATCCACACCCCCGAGCAGGCCGAACCGGTCGCCCGCGCCATCGACCTTCTTCAAATCCCCGCCTTTCTCTGCCGCCAGACCGACCTCCTCTTCGCCGCCGGAAAATCCGCCTCAACCCACAGCCGCGCCGTCAACATCAAGAAGGGCCAGTTCCTCTCTCCCGGCGAAATGTCCGGCCCGCACCGCAAACTCGCCGAAGCCGGCTGCCTCAACACCATGTCCACCGAGCGCGGCACATTCTTTGGCTACGGCCGCCTCGTCAACGATTTCCTCGGCCTCGGCGATCTCATCGACCTCAAGGGCAAAGGTGTCGACGCCCCGCCCCCCGTCTGCTTCGATTGCACGCACAGCACGCAATTGCCCGGCGCCGGTGAACAAACCGGCGGCAGGCCGGACCGCGCGCCGCTTCTCGCTCGCGCCGCCGTCGCGACCGGTGTCCACGCGATCTTCCTCGAGTGCCATCCGATTCCCTCGAAGGCGTTGTCTGATTCCAGCACCATGCTCCCGCTCGATGGCGTTCCGGCGCTGCTCGCCCGGCTCGCCGCGATCCGGCAAGCCTCGGCCTGA
- a CDS encoding aminodeoxychorismate/anthranilate synthase component II: MILLIDNYDSFTWNLVQRLGELDPTLEPDRDLLVIRNDKITPESIASLDSGKGPTHIIISPGPCTPKEAGVSGAVIASYAGQIPILGVCLGHQCMADGSGMTVARHAIQMHGKTSDIHHDGKGIYAGMSNPFVATRYHSLVVLPETIPPPPKPGEDGWIVSAWTFDEIPGKPGAHKVVMGLRRVFADPKKQHVEGVQYHPESFLTLEGPKLLANFLAMGPRGRKVQAPAAAGL, translated from the coding sequence GTGATCCTCCTCATCGACAACTACGACTCCTTCACCTGGAACCTCGTCCAGCGCCTCGGCGAACTCGATCCCACGCTCGAGCCCGATCGCGATCTGCTCGTCATCCGCAACGACAAGATCACACCCGAATCCATCGCCTCGCTCGATTCGGGCAAGGGGCCGACACACATCATCATCTCCCCCGGCCCCTGCACGCCCAAAGAAGCTGGCGTCAGCGGCGCCGTCATCGCTTCCTACGCCGGCCAGATCCCGATCCTCGGCGTCTGCCTCGGTCATCAGTGCATGGCCGACGGCAGCGGCATGACCGTCGCCCGCCACGCGATCCAGATGCACGGCAAAACCAGCGACATCCATCACGACGGCAAGGGCATCTACGCCGGCATGAGCAACCCATTCGTTGCAACGCGATATCACTCGCTCGTCGTCCTTCCTGAAACCATCCCGCCGCCGCCCAAGCCCGGCGAAGACGGCTGGATCGTCAGCGCCTGGACCTTCGACGAAATCCCCGGCAAGCCCGGCGCGCACAAAGTCGTCATGGGCCTCCGCCGCGTCTTCGCCGATCCGAAGAAGCAGCACGTCGAGGGTGTGCAATATCACCCCGAGAGCTTCCTCACGCTCGAAGGACCGAAGCTCCTCGCCAACTTCCTCGCCATGGGCCCGCGAGGTCGCAAGGTGCAGGCGCCCGCGGCCGCGGGTCTCTGA